Proteins encoded within one genomic window of Rossellomorea vietnamensis:
- a CDS encoding sodium-dependent transporter, with the protein MENRAQFGTRAGFILAAVGSAIGLGNIWRFPAVAYENGGGAFFIPYLFALLTAGIPLLVLEFTIGHKYRGSAPLSYFRLNKKTEWLGWWQVLIAFVISTYYAVIIAWAMSYSVFSFNLGWGKDTESFLFSDYLKLSVDAGQTGSVVPGVFIPLVIVWAVTLGILFKGVKKGIEVANKIFIPALVILFLIIVVRALTLPGAMDGLDAFFKPDFSKIADPGVWVAAYGQIFFSLSIAFAIMITYSSYLPKKSDITNNAFITGFSNSGFELLAGIGVFAALGFMAQSQGVAVQDVVSGGVGLAFVVFPQIINEFPAFNEVFGFLFFASLVLAGLSSLISISETYVAAVSEKFGISRNKAVLFGGGLSAVISILFATQGGLLFLDVADYFINQFGVAFVGLVEVVVIAWFLRKLGAFQSHANGISDIQLGAWWKVCLGVITPIVLGWMMFGLFKMNLLKEFDTETGNYEGYSDAFILYSGWFVAAFAIIAGVAFGFKRWHAKTEADSYKEVS; encoded by the coding sequence ATGGAGAATCGTGCACAGTTTGGTACACGGGCAGGATTTATTCTTGCAGCTGTCGGTTCAGCAATCGGATTAGGGAACATTTGGCGTTTTCCGGCAGTAGCATATGAAAACGGCGGAGGAGCATTCTTTATTCCTTATTTATTCGCTCTTCTAACAGCAGGTATTCCATTATTAGTACTTGAATTTACAATTGGTCATAAGTACCGTGGTTCAGCACCGTTATCTTATTTCCGTCTTAATAAGAAAACAGAATGGCTTGGATGGTGGCAGGTTTTAATTGCATTCGTCATCTCTACCTATTATGCCGTCATTATCGCCTGGGCGATGTCATACAGTGTTTTTTCTTTCAATTTAGGTTGGGGAAAGGATACAGAATCCTTCCTGTTCAGTGATTATTTAAAATTGTCGGTTGATGCAGGTCAGACAGGCAGTGTGGTTCCCGGGGTATTCATCCCGCTTGTGATCGTATGGGCGGTTACACTCGGCATTCTTTTCAAAGGTGTAAAGAAAGGAATCGAAGTAGCGAATAAAATCTTTATTCCAGCACTTGTTATCTTATTCTTAATTATCGTTGTTCGCGCTTTAACGTTACCTGGTGCGATGGATGGTCTGGATGCATTCTTCAAGCCGGACTTCAGTAAAATTGCCGATCCAGGCGTATGGGTGGCGGCATATGGACAGATCTTCTTCAGTTTATCCATTGCCTTTGCCATCATGATTACCTACTCAAGTTATTTGCCAAAGAAATCGGATATTACGAACAACGCCTTCATCACAGGGTTCAGTAACTCCGGGTTCGAACTATTGGCAGGTATCGGTGTATTTGCAGCACTTGGTTTCATGGCACAATCACAAGGTGTGGCTGTGCAGGATGTTGTAAGTGGCGGTGTGGGACTGGCGTTTGTTGTCTTCCCGCAGATCATTAACGAATTCCCGGCATTCAACGAAGTCTTTGGCTTCTTATTCTTTGCTTCACTTGTACTGGCCGGTCTGTCTTCATTGATTTCCATTTCGGAAACATATGTGGCAGCCGTCTCTGAGAAATTCGGGATTTCCCGCAACAAAGCGGTACTATTCGGTGGCGGTCTTTCAGCTGTCATTTCCATCCTCTTTGCAACACAGGGTGGTCTGTTATTCCTTGATGTTGCGGATTACTTCATCAACCAATTCGGAGTGGCGTTTGTCGGATTAGTGGAAGTAGTCGTGATCGCCTGGTTCCTTCGCAAGCTGGGGGCATTCCAATCCCATGCGAATGGAATATCGGATATCCAGCTTGGGGCCTGGTGGAAAGTATGTTTGGGCGTCATCACACCGATCGTCCTTGGTTGGATGATGTTCGGATTATTCAAAATGAATTTACTAAAAGAGTTTGATACGGAAACTGGTAACTACGAAGGATATTCTGATGCTTTCATTTTATACAGTGGATGGTTCGTAGCTGCATTTGCCATCATTGCAGGAGTGGCCTTCGGATTTAAACGCTGGCATGCCAAGACAGAAGCCGATAGCTATAAGGAGGTAAGCTAA
- a CDS encoding methionine/alanine import family NSS transporter small subunit, with translation MTGSAITMMIVGMVIIWGGLAASIMNAVSKSKKQV, from the coding sequence ATGACTGGTAGCGCGATTACAATGATGATAGTCGGAATGGTCATCATCTGGGGTGGATTAGCAGCTAGTATCATGAACGCTGTATCCAAATCGAAGAAACAAGTATAA
- a CDS encoding M23 family metallopeptidase, whose translation MILYKRLVFCIVFFFMISPCQSFAAEKLTDEQIHTKRMELFQKSEAMTQIPWYYLAAIDQYERSLRFARKDREKPSSFISIYMEPEKWVGPLNPHSEDDNPETIALFNGIGRDGDHDGKASLKSDEDKLAALTDFILRYGIDHDNFKLALWDYYKRDKTVSIIMGNAKIYKQYGTIHLNQKAFPLPLRFNYSYRNTWGDARGWGGRRIHEGTDLFADYGVPVRATSYGIIEMKGWNRYGGWRIGIRDINNTYHYFAHLSGFAKDLHVGQVVEPGMVVGGVGSSGYGPPGTSGKFPPHLHYGMYKDNGLTEWSFDPYPHLRMWERQDRIKSRKH comes from the coding sequence ATGATTTTGTATAAACGATTGGTATTCTGCATTGTATTCTTCTTCATGATAAGCCCCTGTCAAAGCTTCGCAGCGGAAAAGCTGACAGATGAGCAGATACACACAAAAAGAATGGAACTGTTCCAGAAGAGTGAGGCTATGACTCAAATCCCCTGGTACTACCTGGCAGCCATTGATCAGTACGAACGCAGTCTGAGGTTCGCCCGGAAAGACAGGGAAAAGCCATCCTCTTTCATCTCGATTTATATGGAACCTGAAAAGTGGGTCGGACCATTGAACCCCCACTCAGAGGATGACAACCCTGAAACGATCGCTCTTTTCAACGGAATCGGCCGGGACGGGGATCATGACGGGAAAGCCAGCCTGAAAAGTGATGAAGATAAACTTGCCGCATTAACCGACTTTATCCTTCGTTACGGCATCGATCATGACAACTTCAAGCTTGCCCTCTGGGATTATTACAAGCGGGATAAAACCGTCAGTATCATTATGGGAAATGCCAAAATATATAAACAGTACGGAACGATTCATCTCAATCAGAAAGCCTTTCCGCTTCCCCTGAGATTTAACTATAGTTACCGGAACACCTGGGGAGACGCCCGTGGATGGGGTGGAAGACGGATCCATGAAGGGACGGACCTCTTCGCTGATTACGGTGTTCCAGTCAGGGCTACATCATATGGCATCATTGAGATGAAAGGCTGGAATCGGTATGGAGGCTGGCGAATCGGAATACGTGATATTAATAATACGTACCACTACTTTGCCCATTTGAGTGGTTTTGCCAAAGATCTTCATGTCGGACAAGTCGTTGAACCGGGAATGGTGGTCGGCGGTGTAGGAAGCTCAGGATATGGACCTCCGGGAACATCAGGGAAATTCCCGCCTCATTTGCATTATGGAATGTATAAGGATAATGGCCTGACAGAATGGTCCTTTGATCCATACCCTCATCTAAGAATGTGGGAACGCCAAGACAGGATCAAAAGCAGGAAACATTAA